TAGAAAACTTACAATCAAAGTGTCGAACTTTTCTACGCGATACAGAACAGTATACTTAGTGTGCTCTCATTATTGCCACACTAGCCATCTCCAATAACACTGCCACAACCGGCACAGATAAcacataatatttataatactaCAACCCTGAAAGACACCCAATGTGGAGCTGAATTTTACGACAGATCTGCCCAAGCATTCTCTCCATTCTTCTCTTGCAGAGTCATCTCTGCCTTGCATACCACTCATTAGCAAACCATTATGGGGAGAGAAAGTCACTATGCAGACTTCGTGTCTTCAGTGCTGACAGACCCTGATTAACAAGCAGTCACCACCATATCACACTGAGTAAATTGCATTCGTTCTGGGAGTTTTtattcccccccaccctctctctctctctctctcagacctcACAAGAACCGACCCTTTCATTGACAAGACAAAGGCAATCACATCTCTTGACTTTACACACCATTGTGACACGGATCATTGAATTTAAACCTTGGCTGGGAGCTCTCTTCCTGGCCCCATTGACTCGTGAGGTGTTTATTGCTCGCTACCTGCTGGTGCACATCTCCTGTTAGCTACCAGAGAATGGAAGCTCTTCTGTTGGCTCTGTTGGCCAAGCAACACACAAACCGCGGCTCCTGTTACGCTAAAACACAGGGCAGTCACTGATGGCTGCCGCGCGGGGCTGACACACAATAAAAccaaattagataattagacCACAGCGAACACAGGGCTTTTGGCACCACTTGACACAATAAGGTGTCTGTGAGGGGGATCAGACATCAGGTCAACCAAACCAAGAGGCCTGTTTATCACATTTATATAATCCCATTCCTTTATTTTCCACTGCAAACGTTTGTCCGATACCAGAGCAGAAAATCTGGTTAATTGGCAACAAGTTACCCTTTAGCGTGAACTCCCACAACAGCATCCCGTGTGGGTGTGAGGGATATTGTGTGGCAGCTGGCAAAGAAAACAGTCTTTTTTTGCTTTTACAGATACCCACGTACCGGGTCACTCTTGATGACTTGTGATAGGAAGTCTGTGAGGTTCTGAGATGACATCATCATGTCCATGCTCTTCAGATGGAGACcttgcacggcggcggctacacTGCCTGCTGCGATCATCGAGGGAGGGTTGGCGATGAACTTGACGTCTGGAGAAACAAGAGAGCAAGACGCAATCGTTACACTTTCTGTTTCGGTCTCTTCATACAACACGTTATTTATCCGCATGGTGAAATCCAGTTATCGCAAAGCCACATCAATACTCTAATCATATCGTGAGCATTGGAGAGACTTTGTTCTCACAATTAACTACAATGGAGCAGCCCgctagagagagaaaaaaaattgcAAGGTCAATAGCCTTTTCTCTGCTCGTGTGCCGCTCACCACTCTGGCAGTTTGCAGGGTgagggctggggtggagggTCGGTCTTATAATGTGGCGAAACTAAATAATGGCGGGTCTTGGAGAACTGTTGACCAATCAGCAGCCCTCTGCTGTGACACCATGCTGACATGTGGCAGGGTGCCCCGCCAGCACCGTGCTGTAGGTCTCCTCACACCACATTGATTTCATAATGTTAGGCTCACAACAGATGAATGATAGACggacagatatacacacactccgGCACATACACAACAACGTATGCAAAATAAATCCATTCTCTTAAATTCCTAGATCAGAACGCAAAAGTAACACACAGCGGCGATTATCAATggtattaaaaagaaacactCAAGACATTTGCTCTCATCTCTAACCTCTCCATAGTTGTATACAATCCTTCTGGTGGGGGTGCTGTTGAGAAACGCCATGTCTAACTTCCTTTTTAACGCACATAAGAGATAATAAATCGTGTCGAGGCATTCTCATACCCCCGACTGTTTGTTACCCAGAAGCACCTCAGACAAGGGACTTGGCCGGCCCATTGTCAGCAACAACAAGGATTTATTTACCACACTGGTCATTAATTTCAGCATATTAATTAGGGGGCCCTCAAGCCTGTAATTGGATGCCCCCTCTCCCCCTAAGTAAAAGAGTGTGGCATCATTGTCAGCTTCCATTGCCTCATCTTGCACCATTGAGAGCCCAGAAACAAGGAGACCGCGGTGAGATGAATTGAACCTGACACAGGCACAAAGGGAAGGAGGCCCCCATTCATTTATGCTCATATCCCCACTAACCTATCCTAGACTCCATCCAAGGGGGAATAAACAACTTGAGCGCTGTTGAAAAAAAGCTGGAATGCCAGCCACCCTGAAGGGAAGACAAAGCAAGCATCCCAGCTCTTAGAAAGAAAgaagggaaggaaaaaaaaacagtaaggcGAGTCACCTCCTTTCCTTTCTAAATGCACCAGTTCCACAGTCTCTGCTGGAGCTGGGGGCTATGATTGAACATATCTCATTGAGGCAAATCAAAATGACTGGTATAAATTGTTCCAAAGAATGGGATGCAACAGGTTTCGACTAGCTGCATACCTGAGCCAGGGCTTActcaacagaaaaaaacaaatacaggaaCTGCTGCATGCTTCTTCTCTGCCCCcccagcaccccccaccccccattctCTAATATTACTTGTCTTCGTCGGCTTTCAATGCGACGTGCTCAACCATAATTAAAAGCTACAGAACCACTTTTCCAACCCGTCGGCCTTTCATTAAATATCAGGTTTTCTTGGGTGTCATTCTTAATTTCATTTCCCCAGCAGAGACTCTCTCTAAGCCACCACAGCGATGACTGGCCATGCCAAGGCACATTCGTTGAACTCAATTAAGGGCTAACTTCAAACAGAAGTACAAGTGAAGTCCCCATCCCCCGGACCTACCACAGCACAAAAGACTTTCCTTCACTCCTTCACCCACATCCACGTCTGCTAGGGGAACGACTCTGTTTAATATCACCTTGAACATCAATCCTGCCTGTTTATGGAAGTAAACCTACTATACACCCTGGCGTCACCCACTTGAGGCAAGTTTTAGCAAGCTGAAGTCAGGAGGTGGAATAGCACGTCTTTCTTGGGGTAGCGTTCAATATATCCTCATCACTTCACAGGATGCAACATCAAAAAGCTAGATTAACTTTTACTGTGTCGCTTGGGATTTACTTTGCCTGTGTAGGATGTGCAACAATATGAGGCTGCACATATCACATCAACCAATGCATATCCTCACTGACTTATGGATAACCTGGGCTGTAGGTGGTACAAAACAGCAACTGCAATTCAATACGCTTCAGCTGTTAAATCTATttacccccaccccacccccacgcacacacacaaacaatattCCTATAGGAAATGTTCTCTTACATGGGATTGTAGCATCGCCTCAGACTTTGAACGCCACCGAGACTTTGAAGTAGACCTGTGAGGCTGTGAGTAGATaacattttgctgacttttAGTGGGAGAGTTCACTCGCCCAGTCTGCACCGAGGGGCACCCAGGGTATTGTCTTAGAAAAGCATTACAATGGGAATGGCCACTGCCTGGAACTGTAGGGGGTGACCTTTCATTCACATGGCACAAGCAGCTTCTTCTTCTGTTATTTCCACTGAGAAAAACCCTTGATTGGACTCTGGTATGGATGGGCTGCTTATCTGGCTTGACTAGGAACGATTGTCAGGGTCCTGTTTGTCATTAATTAAAACCAATTAAGAGCCGCCATACTGGGCCACATAGCACGCTGCAGTACAATCACACCTCCTCCGCGGCTTTAGTACTGTACTGGAGTGAGATGTCAATTGAGCGGCACAGCGGCGGAATCTGGTTTAGGAATTCATGGCAGTGCTGCACGACGTTTCTGttgaatataatgtatttttccgaTTGAAAAGTAACTTCGCCATTCATTGCATACACGGATAAGATGTTCAAGGTAAACCTTTCACATCCCTTATACAAATGTATCGATGCATCCACTTACCTTACGTAAAAACGTAAATCCACGGCTATAATTGAAGGTAAACCCGAAACACTAGCATAAGTGCTTTTCATTCAACGCATATCAGGTAAGGGGGGGCTCGTTAGATTTCCCATCGCACACTCGTGTGTAATATCTGTGTGCAGCTGCGTGGTTCCCATGCGTACCTGTAGCACAGAGAGCCACGAATGTCTGGGCGTGTTTGCGCAGGATCTGCTTGGTGTCCTGGTGGATGTGCAGCTTGGACAGGAAATGTTCAATGAAATCGTGGGGCGTCACAGAGGCCAGATCCCATTTCAGCTTATTTAAGACCAGTAGTTCCATTTgctgcagaaaaataaataaatacatacatacataagaaatGATTTTCacgattattttataaatgtaatacTCAGCCCCTAATATGCAATACAATCAGAATTATACATTAAGTTGGATTTCCTTTCAGtgcatgtatatatagtgtgtgtgtgcgtatttATATACGGTAAGCATAGGTGGTCTCCAGAATCGTCTGTCACCGCTAGAGGGAGCTGTCGCCCTATACATTGCCCTCAATGGAGAACTGTATAAAATAGATGTCATAATCTATAATTACTTCAGTATATAGTAAATATGCTACCTATGCTTTACTcaacattatatttataataatatgtatgATTAGCACAATGTCAATACGTTTCTATAAAATAAAGCACCTTCAAGTAACACCTTAAACAAGACATTCAAAATCGGATTACAGTTTTATTGCAAATTCTGCTTTCCGTCAAAATCGAAATATTCACCAAGTGTCATGAATATAGCTGTGGGTTTAGGAAAGCAAATTCAGTTACCAGTACTGTTGcaatttgcattttatatatatatacaggaaaACATCTCAAGTGTAAATTACCAATAGCTCGCTGGGTCTGATGGAGTTGTCGGTGTAAATGCACAGTTTTTCCGCAGTCAACGGGATGGTTTCCTTCATTTTTGAAGCCAGAAACATGCAAGTAGCTCCCAGTAATTGTAATCTGGTTTTCTTTGTGGGTTCCACAGACAAAAATCTGTCCAAATAATTCATAGCCAAAGGAAAAACCTCCTCTTCACATTTCTGCTCTTCACAAACCTATaattaagaagaaaataaaatgagacACTTTACACCAAATGCAATGGGATTCTCTATGTGCATAAATTCATATATACTTTTcttatcaaataaaaaaaaagttctgaAAACAGTCGTTTTGCAACTCTAAACGAAATTCAATGTTGATTCAGCCACCGATAGTATATATGCATTGCATATAAAACCTAAATaacagacgcacac
The genomic region above belongs to Amia ocellicauda isolate fAmiCal2 chromosome 4, fAmiCal2.hap1, whole genome shotgun sequence and contains:
- the ccnd1 gene encoding G1/S-specific cyclin-D1, which gives rise to MEHQLLCCEVETIRRAYQDANLLNDRVLQTMLKAEENYLPSANYFKCVQKEIVPYMRKIVATWMLEVCEEQKCEEEVFPLAMNYLDRFLSVEPTKKTRLQLLGATCMFLASKMKETIPLTAEKLCIYTDNSIRPSELLQMELLVLNKLKWDLASVTPHDFIEHFLSKLHIHQDTKQILRKHAQTFVALCATDVKFIANPPSMIAAGSVAAAVQGLHLKSMDMMMSSQNLTDFLSQVIKSDPDCLRACQEQIESLLETSLRQAQQHNISSETKTVEEEVDLSCTPTDVRDVNI